CGCCGCCCGACGTCAGGCTTTGCGCCAACTGAACGCCGCCGAGGCACAACTGGCCGATATCCAGAGCGGCAAGCGCCCCCAAGAGCAGGATGTGACGCGCGCCCAACTGGTCCAGGCGCAAGCCAACGCTTCCAAGACCGCGGTGCAGCTCCATCGCGATGAGATCCAGTTCCAGGCCGGCGGCATCGCCAAACAACAACTCGACGATTCGCGCGCTGCCGCCGAGGCAGCCGCGGCCCAGGTCCGGCAATGGCAAAGCCAGTTGACGGTTGACCGTTTGCCTAACCGCACGGCCCAGGTGCGAGCGCAACAGGCGCAGGTTGCCGCAGCCCAGGCGGTGCTGGACCAGGCGGATTGGAAGCTTGGGCAAAAAGCCATCATTGCTACCCGTGCCGGGCTGGTGTTCGATACCATGTATCGTGAAGGCGAATGGGTCGCGGCCGGCAATCCGGTGCTGCGCATGCTGCCGCCCGAGAACGTCAAAGTACGTTTCTTCGTGCCGGAAACCGTGCTGGGTCGGCTCAAGGTCAACCAGGCCGTGACACTCAGTTGCGATGGCTGCCAGGCCAATGTGGCGGCACACATTTCCTACATCTCAACCGAATCCGAATATAACCCGCCGATCATCTACAGTAATCAATCGCGCTCCAAGCTGGTCTACATGATCGAAGCGCGGCCGGCCGCGGCGGATGCACTCAAGCTGCATCCCGGCCAACCGGTGGAAGTGAAGCTGCCATGAGCGCGGTCAAGGAAGATGTCCGCAATGGCGAACTGGTAGTGGATGTTGACGGCATTAACAAGCACTTTGGCAGCAAGCATGTGGTGAGGGATTTGTCGCTGCAGGTGCGGCGCGGCGAGATTTTCGGCTTCCTGGGGCCGAACGGCAGCGGCAAGACCACGTCGATCCGCATGATATGCGGCCTGCTAACGCCAGACTCCGGGCATGGCACCTGCATGGGGTTCGACATCATCAAGCAAAGCGCAGAGATCAAGCGTCGGGTCGGTTACATGACGCAGAAATTTTCCTACTGGGATGACCTCAGCATCCGCGAGAACCTGGATTTCGTCGCCCGCATCTATGGCATGAAGAATCGCAAAGAAGCGGTCGACCAGAGTCTGGAAAAACTCGGCTTGGCAACCCGTGCGAAGCAATTGGCTGGATCGCTGTCGGGCGGCTGGAAACAGCGGCTGGCACTGGCTGCCAGCATGTTGCACAACCCCGAACTATTGCTGCTGGATGAACCGACCGCCGGCGTCGATCCAGCTGCGCGCCGCGATTTTTGGGAAGAGCTGCACCGACTGGCTGCCGACGGCATCAGCGTGCTGGTCAGCACCCATTACATGGACGAAGCGGAACGCTGCCACAAGCTGGCTTACCTGGCCTATGGGAAATTGCTGGTGCAGGGCACGGCGGCGGAGGTGGTAGCGGGGCAGGGCCTCACGACCTGGGCCATCTATAACAGCCGCGACAGCGATATCCACGACAACCAGCTGGTCGGTCTGTCGCAGCAATTGCACGGGCAGCCTGGCGTTGATCAACTGGTGGTATTCGGCACCTCATTACACGTATGCGGCAAGGATGCCGCGCTGCTGGAACAGACGCTGCGCCAGATGACGCAAGGGAAAAATCTGCGCATGGAGCCGATCGACACCAGCCTGGAAGACGTGTTCATCTACATGATGAACCGCTCGGCGGATAATTTCGAGGACCAGGCATGAAATATCTCAGCGGATTTTCTTTCCAGCGCTGGTGGAGCATCGTGCTCAAAGAGTTTCTGCAACTGATGCGCGACCGCGTCACGGTGCGCATGATCACCGTGATTCCGGTGATGCAGATGGTGCTGTTCGGCTTTGCCATCAACAGCGATCCCAAGCACATGCCGACTGCCGTCATCGCTGCCGATCACAGCGAATTCACACGTACCTTCATCGCCGCGATGAAAGCTTCCGACTATTTCGATATCGTCGCCGAGCTGCCCAACGAGGCGGCGGCGCGCACAGCACTGGCGCAAGGTAAAGTCCTGTTCGTATTGAATATTCCGGCGGATTTCACCCGCAACCTGCTTCGCGGCGAACGTCCGGCGCTGCTGGTGGAGGCTGACGCCACCGATCCGACCGCCACCGGCATGGCTTTGGCGGCGTTGCCGCAGTTGGTGCAATCGGTAGTCAACAAGGATTTGAAAGGCGCACTGGCGAAGTTCAGCGGCGGCACGCCAGCCTTCGATGTCCAGGTGCAGCGCCTGTACAACCCGGAAGGCGTGACCCAGTACAACGTCGTACCCGGATTGATGGGCGTGATCCTGTCGATGACGATGGTGATGATGACCGGCCTGTCGATGACCCGCGAACGCGAGCGCGGCACCATGGAAAACCTGCTGGCGACGCCGGTGTCGCCAATCGAAGTCATGACCGGCAAGATCATGCCTTACATCGCCATCGGCCTGATCCAGGCCAGCATCATCCTGCTTGGCGCGCGCTTCATGTTCCATGTGCCGTTTGCCGGCAGCGTGATCGCTATTTATCTGGCAGCGCTGTTGTTCATCGCCGCCAGTCTGACGGTCGGCATTACCTTGTCGTCGATTGCACAAAACCAGTTGCAGGCGATGCAACTGACGATGTTTTACTTCCTGCCGAACATCCTACTGTCGGGCTTCATGTTCCCGTTCCAGGGCATGCCGCGCTGGGCACAGTTCATCGGCAACCTGCTGCCGCTGACCTACTTCAACCGGCTGATTCGCGGCATCCTGCTCAAGGGCAACGGCTGGGTGGACCTGTGGCCCAGCGTTTGGCCGCTGATGGTGTTTACGCTCGTCGTCATGGGCATTGCGGTGCGGTTCTATCGCCGCACGCTAGATTGAGGGAGTGGCGATGAATTTGATATGGATCTACCTAAGCTTGAAAAGAGCGACCCGGCCGCTGCTATGGTTTGGTGTCGGCGGATTGCTGAGCGCTTGCGCCGTCGGACCGGATTTTCATGCACCGGCGGCGCCCACCGTCGCGCAATACACAGCCAGCATGCAGCCGCTGGCCACCGTGTCGAGCAGCGGCACAGCCGGCGCAGCTCAGCGTTTCGATACTGGAATGGATATTCCAGGGCAATGGTGGACCTTGTTTCATTCGCCGCAACTGGACGCGGCGGTGCGTCAGGCGCTGGCTAACAGCCCCTTGATCGCCCAGGCAAAAGCGACATTACGGCAAGCCAGCGAAACCTTGACTAGCCAGACCGGTGCAACCCGCTATCCAAAGATCGACCTGCGGCTGGGCGCAGTTCGTCAGCAGATCGACACTGCCGCAATCGGCATCCCGAATGTACCGCAGGTCGGGCCGTTTTCACTCTTTAACGCTTCGCTGAACGTGTCTTACACCGTCGATGCCTTTGGCGCCAACAGCCGCATGCTGGAAGGTTTGCAGGCGCAAGTGGATATGCAGGCCGAGGAATTGCGTGCGGCGCAGCTGACGCTGGCCGCTAATGTCGTCACCGCGGCGATCCGGCAGGCGACGTTGCAGGCACAAATCACCCAGACGACACAAATGCTCGATCTGCAACATCAGCAACTGACAATCATGGAACAGCGTCTGGCCGCAGGTGGCATCGCCGAGCGTGATGTCAAGAACCAGCGCACATTGGTGGCGCAATCAGCGGCATCGTTGCCATCGCTGCAACAGCAATTGCAGCAGGTGGGCCATCAGTTGGCGGTGTATCTAGGTAAGGCTCCGGCACAGCTTGACTCCCAGCCGCTGGACCTCGACAAGTTGACACTGCCGGAAACCTTGCCGCTGAGCCTGCCATCGGCGCTGGCACGTCAACGTCCGGACATCCGCGCCGCCGAAGCGACCTTGCACCAGGCCAGCGCCCAGGTTGACGTAGCAACAGCCGGCCTCTATCCGCAACTGACCTTATCAGGTAGCGCAGGGGCTGAGCAAACGCATATCTCGGATATCGCCAACAGCCTCAATGTCTGGAGTATTGGGTTAAATTTGATGCAGCCCTTATTCCATGGCGGCGAATTGCGGGCGAAAAAGCGTTCCGCAGTTGCCGCCTATGATGCGGCCGCGGCAGCGTATCAGCAGACTGTGCTGCAGGCGCTACAACAGGTGGCTGATGGTTTGCGCGCGCTGGAGAACGACGCGCAGGCTTTGCAGGCGCGCACGCAGGCGGCGGAAAATGCAGAGGGGAGTCTGTCGATTACGCGACAACAGTATCAGGCGGGGGCGTCAGTCACTTGGCTTTGCTGGACGCGCAGCGGCAGAGCTTGCAGTCCGGGTTGGAGCGGACCGTCGCACAGTCGGCGCGCTTTGCCGATACGGCGGCGCTGTTACAGGCATTGGGAGGTGGGTGGTGGAACGCGTCTCCAGATACTGGTGCGGCGCCGTAGGATTGATACGTTATGTCGACGAGCAGTCGCCCAGATATTTAGTGCCTTGACGCGCCTACTATTTCTAGACTGGTTATGGACGCTGCACTTTGAAGAAACGGTAATCAGATTTATGCAAAAACAGTGTTTACTGGACAGTTAGACCACAGCAGCGCTGAACGACTCGGGCCGCTGCGTAAGCAGATGAGACAGCCGTTGAAGACCCGCCTGCAAGCGTCCGCGGTCCCTGATGCACCCCAAAGAGATCCGAATTGCATTCGCTGATGCGCTGCCAGTTGCGAATGCCTCCGCCGGCGTGACTGCGATGCCCTCTCTGTCAGCTGCACGCGCAAACTGTGCGGGATTCCAATACCCCGGCAACTCGAGCCATACATGCAGGCCGTCACCAAAGCCGCTGTATCGCCCCGCCAGAATGTCCCGAACCATCCAGTGGCGCAGGCGCGCCTCATTGCGTACGCCTTCCATCAATCCGTCAGCCGAACCGTCGAGGATCCACTGAGTGGCTAGTGCCGCCGTCAAAGGAGCGACCATCAGCGCAAATGATCTTAGCGCGGCCAGGAAACGTTCGCGTTCGTGCTGGGCGCGTATGAGCACGAAGGCGACACGCAAGCCGGGCGTCAGGCATTTCGACAGGGTTGAGATGTAGACCACCTGTTGCGGGGCAAACGTGGCAATAGGTGGCGGCGGGGCATCGGCAAGGAACCAGTAGGGATCGTCTTCGACGATGCGTACATTGCAGCGCTTCGCGATGCTGGCGAGGTCCTTGCGCCGGTGTTCCGGAATGGTGATGGCGGTCGGGTTCTGTAATGTCGGATTGAGGTAGACCAGCCCAGGCTTGTGCTGGCGGCACGCTTCCTCAAGCATCTCTGGCACCATCCCGTACTTGTCCGCTTCCACCGCAATGATGTGCCGGCCGAATTGGGTCGCTGCGGCACGCAATCCGGGATAACTCATTGGTTCTGCCAGGATGACATCGCCAGGCTCCGTCAGCGCAAGGATCAATGCGGCAATCGCCGCTTGCGCACCCGGACAGACAACAACCTGCCGAAAATCCAGATGTCCGAACATCGGAGCCAGCCATTTGGCTCCAGCCTTACGGTCGGCGTCGCCTCCCCCGGCCAAGTGGTAAGTCATCAGCAATTCATTATCTGCCCGCATCAAGACTTGAGACAAACCTTGTTTCAACATGTCGTCGAAGTCCACGCCATCCGGTGGTGGTGGGGTATTCATGCTCAGGTCGAGGATAGCGTTCAATTCGACTTTCGGTGCCGCGACATAAGTGCCTCGTGCACCACGGCCCTCCAACAAGTTGCGGCGTCTGGCTTCGTCGTATGCGCGCGTGATTGTCGTCAGGTCAACGTCCAGTTGTGCTGCCAACTGGCGCTGCGGCGGTAGACGGTCACCCGGTTTCAGCGATCCGTCCACCATCGCCGCCTGCAACGCATCCGCAATCTGCAAAAAACGTGGTCCTTTATTCCCGACCAATCGCGGCAACCAGATTGGCAAATTTTCATCTTGTATGTTTTTGAACTGGGACATTTTGTCTCAATGTATGGAAATTGTTTTTAAGTAGTATGGCTCAGGATGTGCAGCAACACCATCCTCGCATGGCAGTCGTTGACGTTTTCTCCTCTCTCATCTGCATTTGGCAAATCACTTCGCTGGACGCCATTCTTATTTCATAGGTGGATGTAATGAAAGATTCAAGCAGGATGCCCGAGGGATGGTTTGAACAAAAAATGAAGCTGCTGAAGCTACGTTTTAAGGTAGTGCTCCTCACGATAGGTAGTGTCAAGTAACAGGCTGGAAATACGCAAAATGATGGAATGGATCCCTATAGTCTTAGTTGCATTCAAGGTTCTCGTGCTCGGCACGGGCATGTTCTTCGCCATCAAGTGGCATTACGATCAAGGGAAGAAGGGGAAGGGGAGGGAGAAGCGCGCGGTGCTACGCGCGGGCGGCAAGGTGGCCGCAGTCTTCGTGCTATCGCTCTTGGGCCTGGTGCTCGTCACCTTCGTCCTTGCCAGGATGCTCGGTTTGGACTTGACCTTCCCATGATAGCAAAGAATAATCGGCCGATATCTAGTGATGCTGCAGCAATTCCCCGATGCGGCTATTAGGCAGCGTTGGCAGGCTGGTCAGAGTGAAATGCCGTCAAATTTAGATGACCGCCACAGGCTGTTTTGAGCGGGGCGTGATAGACGCAATTCGACCCAAAGCGGTCCGTCCGTTTTCTCCACATCGGACGCTCGACGCGACCAGTTATCCGACAATCTTGTGGATGCGATAGAATTTCTCGAACTGTGGGTCGCTAAGAAATCATATCCAGCCAATATCGAGAAAGACCAAATGAAATCCACGCCGAACGTACTTCCCTGGAAAAATACCTCGTGTGAGATGGAGTGCAATCTTGCGATGGGTCATCTTCTTATGAACCTCCAGCCGCGATTGCAGGTCAATGGCCGTGTCCATGCTGAAACCTATATTGCGGCAGTCGGTGCAATTGCGGGCTACGCTGCGCAGCGCACGTTGTTCGCCGAAACGCCGCCGGTTGTCGGGCACAACATTCATCGCGTGGGCACGAAGTCTGGCGAACAGTACTGGTTTGGCGATGCACTGAACAATATGCTCATGCCAAAAACGGAAGCCGATGGGAGTCGCTGCCTATGGTCCTTGGCGGCCGGCGGTGCACTAGGTGCTGGCCTGCAACCTCAGCAAATACCCAATCTCGACGCGATGTTTAAACATGTCGTGTCGACGATTGGCGGAGCAAATGAAGGGCGATCTTCAGTTCCTGCTCAGCATCAAGCTCACTTTGCGGCACGAGATCTGCTGAAACTAGTGTGGCCTTTAGCGCTCACCTGTCTTTCAGGAAAAATTCCTGGTGCCAAGCGCGAATTTGGAGCCGCACCTATCGCATGGTGGTCGGCCATCACAGCACAAGCCTCGAATCGCCCTATCCAAGATGTGAAACAAGTGTTGGCCCCTGATGTCGCTCTGACGTTGCTTATGGAGTCCGCAATTTATTGCAGCAAACTTGACCAATCGAGTATCGAATCAACGTAGGCCCGCTTGGGGCCTGGGTAGCAATGCCTGGGGCATATTGGTACCGTTGAGCACTTTTAGGCGTCGAACCAGCGGCGATTGTTTGCGATCTATGTAGGTCCGTCGACTGTCGGCTTCTGGCCGAGGCCGTGTAAAAACGCTGAATCCATCAAGGGAGCCGAGATCCACGTCATTTTAACGCGACATTGTTGATAATAGAGAGCCCTGCAAACGCGGCGGCTATTTCCCTTGGCCGAGTAAATAGCCGTCTCCAAACATATCTCCTGACGCTAAAAGCGCCTATGCGCTCATCACCTTCATCAAGGTTCCCACGCCCAGCACGTTGATCATCCGCTTCATGTTGTAAGCCAGGACATGCAAGCTCATCTCGGTGCTCACTCGGGCCTTGGTTTTGGTGAGGAAGTGCGTAGCACCCATCCATGCCTTGATGGTGCCGAATGGATGCTCAACCGTTTGCCGGCGTATTCGCATCGCCTTCGGCGTTCGTTCCAACCGCTCCTGCATGGCCTCCAGTACAGACTCATGCTCCCATCGTGTCACGCGCCGTTGAGGACTTGGCGTGCATGCGGATTTGAGTGAGCACTGCTGGCAATTCGAGCTCCAATAGCGGTGCAAATTCAAGCCTTTCTCTTTGCTCGTGAAACGCCAGATCAATCGCTCTCCGGCGGGACACTGATATTCATTGGCGCGTGCGTCGTAAATGAAATCCGCTTTGCCAAACCGACCTTCAGCAGAGGCATTGGAGGTCAGGTTCTTCGGGACGATCACGTTGATGCCGGCTTGTGTGCACGCCAGGATCTCTTCTCCTTTGAAGTAACCACGATCAGCAACTACGGTCAGCGATGCGGTGCCAATCGCTTCTTGCGCTTGCCGGCTCATCGAGTGCAGTTGATCCCGGTCGCTCCCGATGTTGGTCACCTCGTGCGCCACAATCAGATGATGCTTTGCGTCGACCACCGTTTGTACGTTGTAGCCAACGACGCCTGTACCACGCGTCTTCATCGACCGTGCATCAGGATCGGTTTGGGAGACTTGTTGATCCGGC
This DNA window, taken from Collimonas arenae, encodes the following:
- a CDS encoding HlyD family secretion protein gives rise to the protein MPYRLSTSSRQSAAIVVAVTASLWLAACSPASDNDWQGYVEGEYVYVASSQPGRLDKLSVERGKQVALGAPLFMLEAGDEIAARRQALRQLNAAEAQLADIQSGKRPQEQDVTRAQLVQAQANASKTAVQLHRDEIQFQAGGIAKQQLDDSRAAAEAAAAQVRQWQSQLTVDRLPNRTAQVRAQQAQVAAAQAVLDQADWKLGQKAIIATRAGLVFDTMYREGEWVAAGNPVLRMLPPENVKVRFFVPETVLGRLKVNQAVTLSCDGCQANVAAHISYISTESEYNPPIIYSNQSRSKLVYMIEARPAAADALKLHPGQPVEVKLP
- a CDS encoding ABC transporter ATP-binding protein → MSAVKEDVRNGELVVDVDGINKHFGSKHVVRDLSLQVRRGEIFGFLGPNGSGKTTSIRMICGLLTPDSGHGTCMGFDIIKQSAEIKRRVGYMTQKFSYWDDLSIRENLDFVARIYGMKNRKEAVDQSLEKLGLATRAKQLAGSLSGGWKQRLALAASMLHNPELLLLDEPTAGVDPAARRDFWEELHRLAADGISVLVSTHYMDEAERCHKLAYLAYGKLLVQGTAAEVVAGQGLTTWAIYNSRDSDIHDNQLVGLSQQLHGQPGVDQLVVFGTSLHVCGKDAALLEQTLRQMTQGKNLRMEPIDTSLEDVFIYMMNRSADNFEDQA
- a CDS encoding ABC transporter permease; this encodes MKYLSGFSFQRWWSIVLKEFLQLMRDRVTVRMITVIPVMQMVLFGFAINSDPKHMPTAVIAADHSEFTRTFIAAMKASDYFDIVAELPNEAAARTALAQGKVLFVLNIPADFTRNLLRGERPALLVEADATDPTATGMALAALPQLVQSVVNKDLKGALAKFSGGTPAFDVQVQRLYNPEGVTQYNVVPGLMGVILSMTMVMMTGLSMTRERERGTMENLLATPVSPIEVMTGKIMPYIAIGLIQASIILLGARFMFHVPFAGSVIAIYLAALLFIAASLTVGITLSSIAQNQLQAMQLTMFYFLPNILLSGFMFPFQGMPRWAQFIGNLLPLTYFNRLIRGILLKGNGWVDLWPSVWPLMVFTLVVMGIAVRFYRRTLD
- a CDS encoding efflux transporter outer membrane subunit; translation: MNLIWIYLSLKRATRPLLWFGVGGLLSACAVGPDFHAPAAPTVAQYTASMQPLATVSSSGTAGAAQRFDTGMDIPGQWWTLFHSPQLDAAVRQALANSPLIAQAKATLRQASETLTSQTGATRYPKIDLRLGAVRQQIDTAAIGIPNVPQVGPFSLFNASLNVSYTVDAFGANSRMLEGLQAQVDMQAEELRAAQLTLAANVVTAAIRQATLQAQITQTTQMLDLQHQQLTIMEQRLAAGGIAERDVKNQRTLVAQSAASLPSLQQQLQQVGHQLAVYLGKAPAQLDSQPLDLDKLTLPETLPLSLPSALARQRPDIRAAEATLHQASAQVDVATAGLYPQLTLSGSAGAEQTHISDIANSLNVWSIGLNLMQPLFHGGELRAKKRSAVAAYDAAAAAYQQTVLQALQQVADGLRALENDAQALQARTQAAENAEGSLSITRQQYQAGASVTWLCWTRSGRACSPGWSGPSHSRRALPIRRRCYRHWEVGGGTRLQILVRRRRIDTLCRRAVAQIFSALTRLLFLDWLWTLHFEETVIRFMQKQCLLDS
- a CDS encoding PLP-dependent aminotransferase family protein; the encoded protein is MSQFKNIQDENLPIWLPRLVGNKGPRFLQIADALQAAMVDGSLKPGDRLPPQRQLAAQLDVDLTTITRAYDEARRRNLLEGRGARGTYVAAPKVELNAILDLSMNTPPPPDGVDFDDMLKQGLSQVLMRADNELLMTYHLAGGGDADRKAGAKWLAPMFGHLDFRQVVVCPGAQAAIAALILALTEPGDVILAEPMSYPGLRAAATQFGRHIIAVEADKYGMVPEMLEEACRQHKPGLVYLNPTLQNPTAITIPEHRRKDLASIAKRCNVRIVEDDPYWFLADAPPPPIATFAPQQVVYISTLSKCLTPGLRVAFVLIRAQHERERFLAALRSFALMVAPLTAALATQWILDGSADGLMEGVRNEARLRHWMVRDILAGRYSGFGDGLHVWLELPGYWNPAQFARAADREGIAVTPAEAFATGSASANAIRISLGCIRDRGRLQAGLQRLSHLLTQRPESFSAAVV
- a CDS encoding IS1182 family transposase, giving the protein MKRFIEGRDRSQRILLPEQLDDYVADSNPVRVVDVFVDELDLVQMGFEGTMPAQTGRPAYHPSVLLKIYIYGYLNRLQSSRRLEREAQRNVELMWLTGHLTPDFKTIANFRKDNGRAISNVCKQFVVLCQRLGLFSEALVAIDGSKFKAVNNRDRNFTSAKLQRRMEEIAASIDRYLTALDTADRQEPDRKQLTTTRLHENIAALKAQMRELEDIQLKLQKTPDQQVSQTDPDARSMKTRGTGVVGYNVQTVVDAKHHLIVAHEVTNIGSDRDQLHSMSRQAQEAIGTASLTVVADRGYFKGEEILACTQAGINVIVPKNLTSNASAEGRFGKADFIYDARANEYQCPAGERLIWRFTSKEKGLNLHRYWSSNCQQCSLKSACTPSPQRRVTRWEHESVLEAMQERLERTPKAMRIRRQTVEHPFGTIKAWMGATHFLTKTKARVSTEMSLHVLAYNMKRMINVLGVGTLMKVMSA